A region of the Salmo trutta unplaced genomic scaffold, fSalTru1.1, whole genome shotgun sequence genome:
TTTGAACtatgatatcaaatcaaatagtaCTACATTACCACTGTTATAGGATGTAAcagccgtcgtcagaattagaccaaggtgcagcggaggatgtgttcatcattagaattttaattgaaaaatagaacactacaaaaataaagaaaagacgacagcaaaacagtcctgtcaggattaactctacacagaaaacaatcacccacaaaaacccaaaggaaaaacaggctactattgtgtgactcccaatcagcaacaacgaactacagctgtgcctgattgggagccacacacggcccaaaacaaagaaatacaaaaacatagaagaatgaacatagaacgcccacccaatgtaacaccctggcctaaccaaaataaagaacaaaaactcctctatggccagggcgttacagtacccccccaaaggtgcggactccggccgcaaaacctgactctgaaggggagggtccgggtgggccttcttacggcggcggctcaggtgcgggacgtggcctccgctccaccctcggcgtcgcccacttaggtggtgtCCCTGGCCGCGCTGGAGGACTGGTGGGCAACCCTGACTGCGCCCTGCTGGCGGGCAattctggttgcgcccggctggcgggcgaccctggctgcgcccagctggcgggcgattctggttgcgcccggctggcgggcaatTCTGGCTGCGCCCGGTTAGCGGgcaaccctggctgcgcccggctggcgggcaaccctggcggctccgggctggcgggcggctccggcggcactgacccaggattctccaggctggggagacatggagacctggccctgggcgcaggcacaggactcaccaggctgggtagacatgaaggaggcctggccctgggcgcaggcacaggactcaccgggctggcgggcggctctggcggctccggacaggcgggcggctctggaggctccggacaggcgggcggctctggcggctccggacaggcgggcggctctggcgactccggacaggcgggcggctctggcggctccggacaggcgggcggctctggcggctccggactggcgggcggctctggcggctccggactggcgggcggctctggcggctccggactggcgggcggctctggcggctccggactggcgggcggctctggcggctccggcccaggactcaccaggctggggagacatgaaggaggcctggctctgggcgcaggcactggactcaccaggctggggagacccactggaggcctggtccgtggaggaggcacaagactgaccaggatggggagacccactggaggcctggtccgtggaggaggcacaggactgaccaggatggggagacccacttgaggcctggtccgtggaagaggcacaggatagaccgggctgtgggggagcactggagttctggtacgtaggCCATCcacccatactccaggctgaatgcccactttggcccggcacgggcggagcgcaggtattgggcgaactggaccctcccagcgccctggagacacagtgcgcagaaccggtgcaggataacctggaccgaaaaggcgcactggagaccagacgcgctgagctggcacaatccgtcctggcttgatgcctgcactcgcatggcacttgcggggggctggcctatagcgcaccgggctatgaacacgcactggagacaccgtgcgcttaaccgcataacacggtgcctaaccagtactgcgctgcctccagtaagcacggggagttggctgtggtctaccgcctgactccgccaatctccccgtgtgccccccccaaaaaaaaaattgggggggctgcctcccgtgtccgtcgctctccctcggcaggttgttgcagtggtcaaataattgatcccatgtccagtcaatccttgactgcaacacctccagcgaccaggatgccatgacCTCCCGAGCACGCCGCTTCATCccctcctggtgctgctccttcctccgctgcttggtccgttgttggtgggtgattctgtaacgaccgtcgtcagaattagaccaaggtgcagaggaggatgtgttcatcattagaattttaattgaaaaatagaacactacaaaaataaacaaaagacgacagcaaaacagtcctgtcaggattaactctacacagaaaacaatcacccacaaaaacccaaaggataaacaggctacttatgtgtgacacccaatcagcaacaacgaactacagctgtgcctgattgggagccacacacggcccaaaacaaagaaatacaaaaacatagaaaaattaacatagaacgcccactcaatgtaacaccctggcctaaccaaaataaagaacaaaaacccctcgctatggccagggcgttacataggACCAATGGAAATTCCCTTCATACAAAGTTGATTAATTTTCACTACTACAAATAATTACATGATTAAATTACATTGCACTTAAATATACAATAAATATGTTAAATGATGTTTAAGTTAAATAAATAGCACCGTGAACAAGCATGGTGGCCAGTAGGTGAGGAagctgggaggcagttgttaagtcaacgttgggaaagtgactgttacccctttaatgaaggtgttcagcatggtggccagtaggtgaggaagctgggaggcagttgttaagtcaacgttgggaaagtgactgttacccctttaatgaaggtgttcagcatggtggccagtaggtgaggaagctgggaggcagttgttaagtcaacgttgggaaagtgactgtttctcctttaatgaaggtgttcagcatggtggccagtaggtgaggaagctgggaggcagttgttaagtcaacgttgggaaagtgactgtttctcctttaatgaaggtgttcagcatggtggccagtaggtgaggaagctgggaggcagttgttaagtcaacgttgggaaagtgactgtttctcctttaatgaaggtgttcagcatggtggccagtaggtgaggaagctgggaggcagttgttaagtcaacgttgggaaagtgactgtttcccctttaatgaaggtgttcagcatggtggccagtaggtgaggaagctgggaggcagttgttaagtCAACGTTGGAAAGTGACTGTTTCTCCTTTTATGaaggtgttcagcatggtggccagtaggtgaggaagctgggaggcagttgttaagtCAACGTTGGGAAAGTGACTGTTTCTCCTTTTATGaaggtgttcagcatggtggccagtaggtgaggaagctgggaggcagttgttaagtcaacgttgggaaagtgactgttacccctttaatgaaggtgttcagcatggtggccagtaggtgaggaagctgggaggcagttgttaagtcaacgttgggaaagtgactgttacccctttaatgaaggtgttcagcatggtggccagtaggtgaggaagctgggaggcagttgttaagtcaacgttgggaaagtgactgtttctcctttaatgaaggtgttcagcatggtggccagtaggtgaggaagctgggaggcagttgttaagtcaacgttgggaaagtgactgtttctcctttaatgaaggtgttcagcatggtggccagtaggtgaggaagctgggaggcagttgttaagtcaacgttgggaaagtgactgtttctcctttaatgaaggtgttcagcatggtggccagtaggtgaggaagctgggaggcagttgttaagtcaacgttgggaaagtgactgtttcccctttaatgaaggtgttcagcatggtggccagtaggtgaggaagctgggaggcagttgttaagtCAACGTTGGAAAGTGACTGTTTCTCCTTTTATGaaggtgttcagcatggtggccagtaggtgaggaagctgggaggcagttgttaagtCAACGTTGGGAAAGTGACTGTTTCTCCTTTTATGAAGGTGTTCAGCTGCGTTTTTATTTCTGCTTGAAGTGGATACCGGCAGTGAAATGACATCACACTTTCCTAATGTATTACAGTCTGTAGTCTCCTCTGTcttcaatcagtcagtcagttggtgGTTCTGTCTGGTCTCAGCCCTGTGTGTCGTTCTCGGCTCTCTGATGGAGACAGGTCCCCAGCTGGGAAGCTCTCTGGTAGACCACTTTGAACTCGTTCACAGCCTTCCTCTGGACAACAGCATCACTGGTCTAAACAGAAGTCACAACATACATTTAGAGAGACGTCATCATCTTGACCTGACCAGTGGAGTGTCCACACTTGGAAGACGGCATTCAGACAACAATGGACTTTTTAAAAACTAtgagacacacaagcacacatttactctctctctctctctctctctctctctctctctctctctctctctctctctctctctctctctctctctctctctctctctctctctctctctctctctctctctcctctctctatctccctctctctctctctctctctctctctctctctctctctctctctctctttctctctctctctctctctctctctccctctctctctctctctctctctctctctctctctctctctctatctccctctctctctctctctctctctctctctctctctctctctctctctctctctctctctctcaattcaatttcagttTAAGGTCTTTATTGGaatgggaaacatgtgttaacattTCCAAAGCTAGTGAagtagacaataaacaaaagagaaataaacaatataaatgaacagtaaacatctcTCACACATTTCTTTACGTTGACTCAATCATCTGTTTGTTACCCACTTAACTCACACAGACATGATACCCAATGGTACCACATTACATACATAGAGCACTACGCttgacccatagggctctggtcaaaagtagtgcactatatagggaatagaatgccatttggaccaCAGCCGTTGTGTGGCCCCATGCAGGAGAGGGTTTTGGTTTCAATACAAGAACATTTATAAAAGTCAGTCCGCCAATGTGTGATATTTCCATACAGCACCACacatagatttgtgtgtgtgtgtgtgtgcgtgcgtgcgtgtgtgtgtgtgtgtgtgcatgcgcgtgtgtgcgtgtgtgtgtgtgcgtgtgtgtgtgtgtgtgtgtgtgtgtgtgtgtgtgtgtgtgtgtgtgtgtgtgtgtgtgtgtatgtgtgtgtttggcaaagtgggtggggttatatcctgcctgtttagccctgtccgggggtatcatcggatggggccacagtgtcttctgatccctcctgtctcagcctccagtatttatgctgcagtagtttatgtgccggggggctagggtcagtctgttacatctggagtattctcttgtcttatccggtgtcctgtgtgaatttaaatatgctctctctaattctctctttctctctttctttctttctctcggaggacctgagccctaggaccatgcctcgggactacctggcatgatgactccttgctgtccccagtccacctggccatgctgctgctccagtttcaactgttctgcctgcggctacggaaccctgacctgttcaccggacgtgcttgttgcaccctcgacaactacaatgattattattatttgaccatgctggtcatttatgaacattttaacatcttgatcatgttctgttataatatccacccggcacagccagaagaggactggccacccctcatagcctggttcctctctaggtttcttcctaggtttttggcctttctagggagtttttcctagggagtttttcctagccaccgtgcttctttcacatgcattgcttgctgtttggggttttaggctgggtttctgtacagcactttgagatttcagctgatatacgaagggctatataaatacatttgatttgatttgatttgatttgtgtgtgtgtgtgtgtgtgtgtgtgtgtgtgtgtgtgtgtgtgtgtgtgtgtgtgtgtgtgtgtgtgagtgtgtgtgtgtgtgtgtgtgtgtgtgtgtgtgtgtgtgtgtgtgtgtgtgtgtgtgtgtgtggatagataATATCAGTCATCAGAACCGTTTTCTTAATGTCAGTTTATTCACTCATAGAACTTACAGATCTTGCTTCAACTGCAAGAAATAACTCTTTATATTCCAAGAAAAAAGCATTATTCTATTTAATGAATAATAAATATGAATTAGCAAAATAGATTTATTTTGATTCATGAAAAATAAATACTCTTTTGACAATAATAAATAACTTAATAATAGATTAAATATCTTAACAAAATAAATAGGGTTTTGTATCAAAGAAATATGTAACTTCAATATGTATCTCCACTGTGGCCCCGGGGGGAAGTTTCCCCTATGTAcacacagatctagaatcagctcCCCCTCCCACAATCCTAACCTTCACCGTTAGAGggggaaatgctaaactgacccaagatcagcttCCAGGTgtaacttcaccctacacctAGCCTTCACAGTAGACACGGTTGGTCATCTACATGATGTGTGATTTGAGCCTCTGGGCTTGCCGTCTCTTCCTGCGGTTGTCCTTCTTTAGATGGATCTTAAGGGCCAGTTTGGAGGCTTTCTCGTAGATGGTAATGAACTCGGACAGAGCCTTCCCCTGGACTGTGGTGTTACTGGTCTGAGACAGAAGATACAGGCATTAACTATCAGGTAATTAGTTCATCACGTGTCATGATGACGGtgtctatacagtagactatactacagtcatgatgatggtgtctatacagtagactatactacagtcatgatgatggtgtctatacagtagactatactacagtcatgatgatggtgtctatacagtagactatactacagtcatgatgatggtgtctatacagtagactatactacagtcatgatgatggtgtctatacagtagactatactacAGTCATGATGACGGtgtctatacagtagactatactacagtcatgatgatggtgtctatacagtagactatactacagtcatgatgatggtgtctatacagtagactatactacagtcatgatgatggtgtctatacagtagactatactacagtcatgatgatggtgtctatacagtagactatactacAGTCATAATGACGGTGTCTATACAGTAGACTGTACTTGATGAACGTGCTGCAGTTCGGTTAGCCAAACTCGACTGGGTGGCAGCCGAACGGCAGCATGTTGATAAATTTAGTCCCTGTAGACGAGTGTGGCTTGTGTCATTTACAGGCAGAGTAACAAAACAAATAATAGATTGAATGAAGACATGTGGAAGTAGACTAAACCAGACCGGTCTACAGTGAGTTGGTCTTCTTCCCCATGGAAGGAAGCTCACCTTCACGGCCCAAAGGGTTAAATtgctgattgactgattgattgattgatgctgTGGAAGGAAGCTCACCTCGATGGCCCACAGGTTCTGCAGGTGTGTCCTCAGCTCAGGTATCCTTTTCAGGAAGTAGTGTTTCTGGGTCTCCTGAACCTTCCCCTTGACCTGGTCCAGCCTCTCCCTCACTTCCTGGTCCACCGTCTGGTTCAGCATCTGGCTGAAGATACTCCGATACACGTCCAGAACCACACTCATCCACACCCTCCGCTCACTGTCctgatggaaggaaggaaggaaggaaggaaggaaggaaggaaggaaggaaggaaggagggagggagggagggagggagggagggagggagggagggagggagggagggagagagagagagagagagagaacttagtTTTGTCTCCAGCCTAGCCTGAGGGTAAGCAGTAGTTCCACATTGGTGATATTAGCCTGAAAGGGATAACAATGTAACTATATATCTTACCTCAAACGTGTCCTTGGGGAAAACAGGTTTTCCGTTGAACAGCTGGTCCTTGGAGATCTTCTGGAAGAGCAAGACATGATGACAATCAGTGGTGTTGCTTTTCTCCTTCAACTTGTTGCAGTGTATTGCATATAGTGGACTCTTCTACCCCTAATCACAAGTA
Encoded here:
- the LOC115181892 gene encoding interferon gamma isoform X1, coding for MDVLSRAVMCFCLMGWMTLGWSNAAQYTSINMKSNIDKLKVHYKISKDQLFNGKPVFPKDTFEDSERRVWMSVVLDVYRSIFSQMLNQTVDQEVRERLDQVKGKVQETQKHYFLKRIPELRTHLQNLWAIETSNTTVQGKALSEFITIYEKASKLALKIHLKKDNRRKRRQAQRLKSHIM
- the LOC115181892 gene encoding interferon gamma isoform X2, producing MDVLSRAVMCFCLMGWMTLGWSNAAQYTSINMKSNIDKLKVHYISKDQLFNGKPVFPKDTFEDSERRVWMSVVLDVYRSIFSQMLNQTVDQEVRERLDQVKGKVQETQKHYFLKRIPELRTHLQNLWAIETSNTTVQGKALSEFITIYEKASKLALKIHLKKDNRRKRRQAQRLKSHIM